The window ACTCTGGCTTTGACCCTGCCTGTGAGTCATGGTGTAGTGCAATCCCTGGCCTTCCACCCCACGGAGCCCTGCCTGCTGACAGCGTCAGAAGGAAACGTACAGTGTTGGCGAGAAGAGTCATTTGTAGCAGAGGATGAGTTGCCGGCTTGAGGGCAGAACATGCTTGGATGGAAATACATGGAGTTTATTGGCCTTAGGGATCTGTACCATCTGCCACCTAAAGAGACCTTTATTTATCCCTAGGTATTTGCTGGCCTTGGCCAGGACACCATAAAAACTGGGAATGTCTGGGGAATAACTGTGAAACAATAAATAGGAGGGGTCAGAATCCAGAACCTCCAGATTCCTTGTTGGAACCAGCTGCTCAATCATCACTCTTCTCTGGAGTGAAGGCGCTGATTTTCTGGGCAAAAGTCTCTGCCACAAGCAGAGGGAAGACAAGAGAGGCATCAGCATAGACCTGGAGGACAAAGTAGAAGAAAGACAGCACTCAGTAGCTAGAGGCCCAAGGTTATCCCCCCACCCACCTGAGGTCAGTTGTACCTTAACTGGCTTGGCATCCATTCGGATCTTGCCCCAGGACACAGCCTCGTCTGGTCTTGCACCAGAGTCTGAGCCATCAAATTCCTGGGCCGTATTAATGTAGACAGCATAATCAGCCCCATTCCTCTGTTGAGATAGGTTGGAATGAAGGCAGGTGAGGGAGGCTGGCTTGGCTGAGGCTGACTACTCACAGTGTGCTTCAGATATGTTATCTCCCCTAAACCTCCCAGCAGAGGGCAAAATGGGGACCCTGGGGATTAGCCCTGTTGTACAGACGAGAATGGGTTCAGGGATTAAGCCATTTGTCCATAGGAGTCATAGGACAAGTGTCAGGAgctgaatttgaacctaggtctctCCTATCTGCAAACTCCACATTTCTGTCACCATACAGCACTCTTAGGTCTTTCACAGTCAATGCTGAGGTCGGAAAATACTCCAGGGAGGTAGGAAGGGAAGACAGCAGCACTGTCCAACAAGTCACCAAGTCCCTGACATGCAGAAAGACACCCAGCACTTCCACAGAAGAGCCTTACCATGAGGTTGGCATTGGCAATGTGGTGCTTCACCAGGCCTCCCCCGAGAATGATCATGCCTGTGCGCTTGGCAAAAAGGGCCTGAGTGTTGATGAGCTGTAAATCTGGGCAAAGGGAACAGGTGTTACTGTGGGCTCCTGGCCTCCCAGGCCGCCACACTACCCTACTCCCTAGGGTGTGGGATAACTCACCTTCCACAATGTCCAGCACAAGCCCTGGTTTCTTATATGAATGGAAGAAGATCATATCCCCAAGAGACCCATCTGTCAAAGCCGGACTTAGCACTGGGATGTTGTTCTAGAGAGTAAGATTAGGAACCAAAAGTCCCAACAATGTAAAGACCCAAAGACTCCCTCCCCAATCACTGAGCCAAAAGAGAAATAGCACTGGGTTTAAAGATCATGGGCACAGGGCCTCAGGATATTTGGACAGAAATCTTAATTCTCCATACCCTTTTCACTAATAAGTCATACCTTCTGTGCCCAGTAATATACAGATTCAGGATTGTTGATTTCTTTGCCCAACCGTGCAATCATCTTCGATGGTGTCCATTTCACCCCCTAGAAAAAAAGTCTCTTGGAACTGTTGACCTCAAGGAACACTTTCTCTCCCAATCCCTGGAGTCCTTATCCCCTTTAGTCCCTTATTGAATGCCCTCCCCAATCACCCCAGAATCAGGCCTGCTGTTTTACCCCATCCCACCTCCTCAACTGTAGTTACCTCTGTATCTTGCTCCAGAACCATCTGGTCCAAAATTGGCATCAACCAGGTCTCAAACTTGCAGTAATTGTCATTGGGGACAAGCAGGTTTCCAATCCTGGAGAGTTAGGGGTCAGTTACTTCAGGGATCTGAAGCAGAGAAGCCTCCACAGTGGCTACCTCCTCCTCTCTCATCCATACCTATTGATGCCATTTTGTCTCAAGTCCTTCCCCTTCAGGCTAAATTCACCCAGATATGTGGGTGCCAGGCATTTGATCAGATCTTCCTCTATACCACCTGCAGTTGTCACCAGAACATCCACCTGTAGGCACAGGAGAAATCATCCCTGGCCTGGGTAGCACCCTGACCCATCTCCCTCTGTGCCAGTTCCAAACCCACTCCTCCCCCAGCCAAAGAAGCCATTTTACTAGGCTCCTGTGGGTTTCCAGGTCTTGAAGATCCAAGCCACTCTCCCATACCATATTGTGCTGCACCAGGTATCGAATGGTCTCTCGAACACCAGAGCTGATGAGATTCGAAGTGTACCCCAGGAAGATGGTACAGCCGCTCAATGGCCGACGGCTTGGGTTCAGGTCTGAgtggttctcctcctcctccccaagaggCTCCAGCTTCTTCTCAATCTGGGAGAGAAGGTGGAGTGACTGATATCTCTGCAAACCAAAAGCTCAGGTCTAGGAATTAGGACCCACTTAAAGATAACATTCTCAATATCTTTGGCAAGATACCTGTAGAAGATAAAAAACCAGCtcaagattataaaagaaaacttaaactTGTTTCCTGACTTGGATGCTTAAACTCTGAACCGGGTAGTGTGGAAGGTGACACGGTCCTGTCTTCGGTACCTTGATACCTCTTTGCCCTGCACATGGTGCTGACCCAGGCCTCTCTCATACTTTCACTGTCCTCTCGGTGTCCCACTTTATGCTTCACCCACCTAGTCTGAAGTGCCCCTTTATCCCACGGCTGGGTCCTCACCTTAGACCCAGTCATCAAATTGTGATGGCTCTCCCTGTACTGGGCCTCAGGAAGCTTTCTATGCAGTGGATTAGCGATTCTTCCCTCACCCACTCCTCTCCCATATTGTGGGTATTGACCCCCCCCCATCTAATCCCTCTTTCCTCCTAGGATCGCCACAGTCGCCAGGATTGACTTCCCAGCCCCGCCCCCTCGCCTTGGTCCCACTTACCCCCAAGCCCCGCCCCTGGCCTTGGTCCCACCTACCCCAAGCCCCGCCCCCTCGCCATAGCGTAGATTTGACCAGTCTCCCTAGTCCCGCCCCTCTCAGCACAATCGTGACCGCCCCCCCCAGGCCCCACCCTCGCCAAGATCCTGACCACCTCCTCCCCAGCCCCGCCCTCTAACCATGGCGTTGACCTGCTGCACGGCTCGACCGAAGCTGGTGGCCTGAAAGCCAGTGGTGGTGAAGGCGCGCAGGAGGGCGCCATAGTCCAGGCCGCGACTGAAGTCGTAGCCCCGGACTTGGACGGCGCCCGCGGGCAGCGCCGAACTGTGCCTAAGGACCGCATCCAGAGCTCCCGGGGGCGGTCGCGGCCCGGGCCCCTCTTCCTCTGGGGAACCCTCCATGCGCTCTACGAGAGAGGTCGGAGGTCAGGGGGAGGGCTCCCGGCCCGCCCTTGGCTCACCGGGAGCTAAGCGCGATACCGGCACCCGCACCCCTTCCCCACTTAGCAGAGGAAATGAAGCCGGGGAGCAGAGATCGTGAAGGACCGGAAATGGTGCAGGTCACGTGGCGACGGAGGCCCAGGGCTCTTTTTCCCTGAGTCTCATTTCTTCTACGGATGCCGCTGAGGCTCTGGAGCTACGCGAGCGTTTGCCCGCCCTCTGTCGGGCGCCCCGGGAGAGCCTTCAGGCTCCCGGTTTCCATACCCGGTCTTTGCCTTTGCTCGGCGTCCAGGAGATGCCCAGGGTGTGCAGTCTCACGGCTCGGGCGGGGCCGAGGCCTCCTCATCATTCTGGAGCAGCATCTACTCGGGCCCTCCCTGGGTCACTTGTTACCCTCTCTGTAAAATCACGGACTGGGAAGTGGAGGTTCCGGTGGCGATCCATCTTCCAGCTCTCTCTGCCCGTCTCACAGATCAGCCAGCCAAGTGGGCGGCTGTGGGCAGCGTACTGAGCTAGGAAAGAGCAAAGTTTACACAGGGCATTATAACTGCTCCTTGCTACCCTCTTTAGGGTTTCTGGGCATTAATACTGGAGTGGGcgtgccctttccttctccaactcgttttgcaggtgaggaaactgaggccgacaggcttaagtgacttgcccaaggtcacacagctagcgtctgagactgaatttgaaatctTCCCGATtccagctctatccactgccctaccTGACCACCAGAAGCCAGCCATGCCAAGGGATGAAGTAATACTCCTTATAGGAGGACGGCAGAGcatcaaaaaaattatatatatatatatatatttacttatatgttcTCTAAATTTACCTATAGAGAGATGTATGATGTATAAAGGCGgccaggtggcacaatggagagTGGATTCCAGgcctggacttgaattcagatctagcctcaAACGCTAATtgaactttgcctcagttttctcatctgtaaataaactggagaaggaaatggcaaattaatccagtatctttgccaagaaaacccaaatagggaCACACACTGACCAcaactgaaacaacaacaaaaaatggtatAAATGGATAGAGAGCCGGATTCAAGTTTTGACACATGGCAACTGTGTGATGATGGGCAGGTCGCTTAATATCCAGTTGCTCTGGTTTAGGAAATTCAAAGGCAGCAAACTTCCAAGATGTCAACCTTCTTTGGAAGACAAAATTTCCTTACCTAAAAGTTCCCTGTAAGAATGAAAATCACAGTCCCTAACATTCTATCACTGTGATAATATATGCTTAATCAAACATATAAaagtatacattcattttttcttctttcccacttagtagtattttgttttccaattatgtgtaaagatagtttttaacatctataagattttgatttccatttctcccgccccctttccctttctcttccataaagcaagcaatatgatatatgTGTACAATTAcattaaacttatttccacacTAATcacgttgtgaaagaagaatcagaaccaaaggggaaaaccactgccacaacaataacaaaaaacaaacagtgaaaatagtatgctttaatctacatatagactccacagttctttctctggctgtggattccattttccatcatgagtcttttggaattgtcttgtatcattgtattgctgggaaAAGTTAAAGTCCATCAGAGATGAGTACAGCACAGTGTTACTATCAGAGTACaatgtttcattcagcatcaattcatgtaattctttccaagaaaaaatataattttaagttaaatataagttaaaaatTTTGATCATACAGTCCAAGAGGGGGCTATTGGAGTTTACTGAAAAAGGAATGGCATGGTCTGACCTGGGCTatgagaaaatcactttggccCCTAGGTAGAAGTTTCAAGTCAGAGGTCAGTTAAAAGCTATTGGTAAAAGTCAGTGAGAAGCCCAATTAAGGGTGAATGGAAACAAAGGGATCTTTGTgagaagtagaaagaagagaaCTATTGATTGGCCATGAGGAGTAAGGCAAGAATTAAGCACtacttgtggcagccctttttgtagtggcaaggaattggaaatggaatggatgcccatcagttggagaatgactgaacaagttatggtatgtgaatgttatggaatattattattctgtaagaaacgatcagaaccaagagatcattgtacatggcaacattaTTATATGActatcagttctgatggatgtgactctcttcaacaatgagaggattcaaaccagttccacttgttcagtgaagagtcacctacacccagagagataaccatgggaacagagtgtgcaacacaacatagcattctcactctctgctatttgcttgcattatgttttctcagttttttttttcttccttcttgatctgatttttcttgtgcagcaagataactgtataaacatgaacacatatattggatttaacatgtatttcaacgtatttaacatgtattggacaacTGCCAGCtagggagggggtgagaggaagaaggggaaaatttagaacaaaagatttttccAAGGGttagtgttggaaaaattacccatgcatatgtaaataaaaagctttaatttaaaaaaaaaataataatgaactgATAGCGCaattagttggtgcagtggatagagcaccagccctggaatcaggagaacctgagttcaaatgagatctcagacacttaatacttactagctgtgtgaccctggcaagccacttaaccccaaactgccttgtcaaaaagaaaatacattgatggagaaaaaagtaaaaagtaaaagcatGCTAAATAATGTACCATTTGGAATCTTTAACTATTTTGTACCTTAagagttttcttatctataagagATAATTAACATCTGAAGCATCTCCGTCAAAGGGGCATTGTGAAACCAAAATGAGAACATATTGAGAGAACTATACatactttaaagtactatataatattttttaaaaaataaagacatgtgaaaaaaaaaacacatattggattgcttgccatctagaagaggggtggggggaagggaaaattgggaacacaaggctatgcaagggtcattgttaaaaaattatctgtccatgttttgaaaataaaaagctttaattaaaaaaataaaaaataaaaaaagaaatttaaaaaataaaaataattaaggacTACAAGGTGGCTTTGAGTATGAATATCTGTTgcaatctttacaaattgttaagtcattagagttgatagagacaataattatctaatttagcatggttcagtatgattgatctgatcctacaagatgttatgggccagaagaaacaaggtactaagtggaactgaaaaacaatgcttgtgttcccACCTttactcactggagttcacaaGTGTGGGAGAttcaaagttaactttgtaactttttgaattcacacctcccttaatccctccctcggaGAGGAGGAGTCAgtctttgggagatcatatataagaagggGACAGTGGCTCAATGGAGAGTTCAGCTGGAAAGATTGAGAGGGCAGCGTCAAGTCAGTTgaggagaagccctctctcagaggtgcaaccagattcacttcatctcacaccactgtgatgtgtacttcccccactgagaccaagttggtctgaaaggctctccagaaagctagccgagccccaagtgaaggagacaagagatccattccatcttccatctttatgctggctggaggctaacaaaagcagaggcagaagcaaagggcAAAACTGCAAGAGCTcctagaaccaagcagaaagataggcctctgagctaaccaggctatattgaaggacacaataaaagatctgaacttttagcacctgactgcatttgggtgattattacttttaactgaaactaaggctgcctccagaaaacctccccaagaaacctgctcccagagagaaccatttatattttaaagaagaagaacacaACAAATATCAACTTGGGTGCTGGAATAGGAAAGCTTAGTAGGGTTGAAAGGACCATAATCTATCCTCAGTGACTTGGGAACAATAAAGTAGGGAGGGAAGAGATGGGAAATAGGATCCAAGAAAATCTTGGAGGCTCCCTCTCTCAACTGTCACAGTTTCACTCAGTTCGAGGAACAGGTACTTGGTAAAGCTACAAGAGGTCAATGATGGGATACAGTGGGGAAGATGGCAGATGGGCGTTTATTGTAAACACCAATTAAAGCATTTCCATAGACATAGTAGAGGAAAAGGATCCTTTATTACattcagattatttttcttttggcatGGAAGTGTTGGAAATCAGCCCATGATTATGACCAGTCCCTCTGGACTTGGGGTCTTGCCACAACCCCTTGGAGAGTTCATGGACTCTTACTTTGGAGACCACTGGTGTAGATGATCTCTCTTCCTTCTGGCTTTGATATCCTATGATCCATCAATCAGGCAGGACCCCAAGACATCAAGCTATGTGGTTGGACCCCCACCACTTGGTTTCTTCTGGGTTCCTGCCTAACAGATGGGTTATTGTATTCATACCCTTGCCCCCCTCAGAGGGCTCACCACCCACCCCACAGCCACTGCAGCTGCTGCTGTTTCCTGGCAGTGACATTCACTCCCCAGGTGTCCTGGCTTCAAAGGAACtggtgggagggaagaaagggacagCCCAGACCCTGGGAGTCCAGGGGGCTGGGCTATTAGTGGATGGGAGAGGCGGCATTCCTCCCTGGGCACTAAGCAGAACCAGACCCTGACAGAGAGAATCTCTCCTTGGAGAGgtaaggatcataggatttagcgTAGAAAGGTTAAAATGTACTTAGtccaatatctttattttacaaaaaaaaaaaaaaagaaaaaaaaagaaacaggccCAGAGAAGGAATTAGACTTAAGAGCTGAACCTTGAATCTGAAGCCTGACTCCACATCCAATGCTCACCCAGCCTTTCTGGGCTTCCCGGTAATGATCCATCCCCCCTCAGTCTTGGGCCTGGAGTGAGCCTGGGGGactcaggaggaggaggagagaagatgaAGGAAGCAAACTTGGAAACCACAGTACTTAAAGCTaggaaaggtttcatttctcatttctcagaCGAGAAAGAGCTGAAGTGGGGGTCCAAAGTCACAGTCACAGTTAAGTGGCAGGACAAGTCTGAGCCTGAGGGGTCCAGGAGCGAATTGAGGAGGGATTGGGTGTGGGGGCTAGCAGCTAGCCTTTCTTGCTGCAATGGGATAGGGGAGCTTGATCCCATTCCGACAGCTCCAAGTCCCTCTCCCTCATATGGCAGATGTCCAGCAAGATGACAAGCGGCAGTGACATAGGTCAAGCACGCCGGGCAGTGGAGCAGCTACGGATGGAGGCTGGCATTGACCGTGTCCAGGTGAGGGCTCCAGACTGGGAGAGGATGGGCTGGGGAGGGATGGGTCTGGTCCTTGGTGACTAGCTAGGCCCCTGGTCTGGTCTTAGGTATCCAAGGCAGCAGGGGAGCTCTTGCAGTACTGTGTGGAACACGCCAAGAGTGACCCATTCCTCATGGGCATCCCAGCTGCTGTCAATCCCTTCAAGGAGAAGAAGCCATGTACCATCCTGTGATCCCCTCTCAAGGAACCCTTGTATCTTTAGACGCCTCTGTTGTGATGAGAGCCTTCCTTTCGAATTTCCGATTCAGTACTCCTCACCTTCCTGTCCTAAGGCTCCTATGGCCTGAGACAGACCCCACCCCACTGTTCCCTCACTCCCCTGAGATATTTCCATCCTGTgacccctcccctccaaaaaaagaacctttgatCTCCTCTCCTGTCCCTTCAGTCCTAGAGTCTGAGGCACAGGAAAATGCAGGTCAGGCCTTATTGAAGTCCTCAGTTCCGTGCGAGTCTAAGTTTGTCTGGGAAGGAGAACCAAGAATCTCTCTGACCTCGGAAGGATCTGGGTGTCCCATAGAGGCATTTCACACTCACCCTTTGCCCGGTCTCTCCCTCAGCCTCTAATAAAGCACCTTCTCACATCCCGGGCCTACTGCTGTCATTCAGTAAGCACAGGGCAGAAGGGACACACCATAAGCAGCGTCACAAATGGGTGTCCCATCTCCGTCCACAGGAAGGCACCAGTGACCTCACAGACAGGCCCCAAAGTACACAGCAGGGGGAATCATCCAACAGGTTTATTCCTGAGCTTTGGCCTCAACAgcaggaaaaaaaggatattccaATAATAAATaacagggaggggaggggaccAGCCAAGCCCTCACGGGACAGACCTCACCACGCATCCGCCCCTCAGGAAATATGAGCTTGCACAGTGGGAGCAATATTATCCCTGGCCACTACAGAAAAGGGCCAGGGACTCTGGTAGCACCACCGAACCAGGTCTGAGACCTGGACAGTTGGGATTGGTCCCCAACCTTGGGATTGGGGCCGTGATGGGGGAAGTATCCCAGGATGCCTCAGCCAGACTCAGTCCTCTGGGCCCTGCCTTCTTCAGGGCTTCAATCGCCACACCTCCAAGGACAGGCCCCCAGATGCAGCTACCACCATGTTGCCATCAGCACAGACCTGGCAGAAGGGAATCAGGAACAGAGGCCTTACTGGAGGGCA of the Sarcophilus harrisii chromosome 1, mSarHar1.11, whole genome shotgun sequence genome contains:
- the GNG14 gene encoding putative guanine nucleotide-binding protein G(I)/G(S)/G(O) subunit gamma-14, which produces MSSKMTSGSDIGQARRAVEQLRMEAGIDRVQVRAPDWERMGWGGMGLVSKAAGELLQYCVEHAKSDPFLMGIPAAVNPFKEKKPCTIL
- the DHPS gene encoding deoxyhypusine synthase — protein: MEGSPEEEGPGPRPPPGALDAVLRHSSALPAGAVQVRGYDFSRGLDYGALLRAFTTTGFQATSFGRAVQQVNAMIEKKLEPLGEEEENHSDLNPSRRPLSGCTIFLGYTSNLISSGVRETIRYLVQHNMVDVLVTTAGGIEEDLIKCLAPTYLGEFSLKGKDLRQNGINRIGNLLVPNDNYCKFETWLMPILDQMVLEQDTEGVKWTPSKMIARLGKEINNPESVYYWAQKNNIPVLSPALTDGSLGDMIFFHSYKKPGLVLDIVEDLQLINTQALFAKRTGMIILGGGLVKHHIANANLMRNGADYAVYINTAQEFDGSDSGARPDEAVSWGKIRMDAKPVKVYADASLVFPLLVAETFAQKISAFTPEKSDD